From the genome of Rhodobacteraceae bacterium Araon29, one region includes:
- the rpoC gene encoding DNA-directed RNA polymerase subunit beta' yields MNQELTNNPFNPLASPKVFDEIKVSLASPERILSWSFGEIKKPETINYRTFKPERDGLFCARIFGPTKDYECLCGKYKRMKYRGVVCEKCGVEVTLQKVRRERMGHIELASPVAHIWFLKSLPSRIGLMLDMTLRDLERVLYFENYVVIEPGLTDLTYGQMMTEEEYMEAQDTFGMDAFTANIGAEAIREMLAAIDLETEAEQLRADLKEATGELKPKKIIKRLKVVESFLESGNRPEWMILTVVPVIPPELRPLVPLDGGRFATSDLNDLYRRVINRNNRLKRLIELRAPDIIVRNEKRMLQESVDALFDNGRRGRVITGANKRPLKSLSDMLKGKQGRFRQNLLGKRVDFSGRSVIVTGPELKLHQCGLPKKMALELFKPFIYSRLEAKGLSSTVKQAKKLVEKERPEVWDILDEVIREHPVMLNRAPTLHRLGIQAFEPVLIEGKAIQLHPLVCSAFNADFDGDQMAVHVPLSLEAQLEARVLMMSTNNVLSPANGAPIIVPSQDMILGLYYTTIMRAGMKGEGMVFSSIEEVQYALDTDVVHLHAKITARIPQIDEHGIEVSKRFETTPGRVRLGSLLPKNAKAPFHLVNDLMRKKDVQRVIDTVYRYCGQKESVIFCDQIMTMGFQEAFKAGISFGKDDMVIPDSKWPIVDETRGQVKDFEQQYMDGLITQGEKYNKVVDAWSKCNDKVTDAMMNTISASSQDESGADIEPNSVYMMAHSGARGSVTQMKQLGGMRGLMAKPNGDIIETPIVSNFKEGLTVLEYFNSTHGARKGLSDTALKTANSGYLTRRLVDVAQDCIVRMRDCGTENSITAETAVNDGEVVSSLAERVLGRVAAEDILKPGTDEVIAAKGTLIDELIADAIDAAGLQSARIRSPLTCEAEEGVCSMCYGRDLARGTIVNIGEAVGIIAAQSIGEPGTQLTMRTFHIGGVAQGGQQSFLEASQDGVITFENAQTLKNANGETLVMGRNMKLLILDEHGEERASHKLGYGSKLFVKAKAKISRGDKLFEWDPYTLPIIAEKAGMAKHVDLVNGVAVREVTDDATGMTQKIVTDWRAAPKGNELKPEIILSDESGEPVRNDAGNPITYPMSVDAILSVEDGQQIAAGDVVARIPREGAKTKDITGGLPRVAELFEARRPKDHAIIAETDGYVRFGRDYKNKRRISIEPTDESLDLVEYMVPKGKHIPVVEGDFVQKGDFIMDGNPAPHDILAIMGIEALANYMIDEVQDVYRLQGVKINDKHIEVIVRQMLQKWEISDSGDTTLLKGEHVDKAEFDAANDKALAKGGRPAQGEPILLGITKASLQTRSFISAASFQETTRVLTEASVQGKRDKLVGLKENVIVGRLIPAGTGGATQRVRRIASERDNVVLQARQEEAQAAAALAAPQDDIFKSTDDGDSNLADMPEMD; encoded by the coding sequence ATGAACCAGGAACTGACAAACAACCCATTTAACCCATTGGCCTCACCTAAGGTGTTTGACGAGATCAAAGTATCACTCGCCAGCCCCGAGCGGATTTTGTCGTGGTCATTCGGTGAAATTAAAAAACCAGAAACCATCAACTACCGGACATTCAAGCCGGAACGCGACGGCCTGTTCTGTGCTCGGATTTTTGGCCCGACCAAAGATTACGAATGTCTGTGCGGCAAATATAAGCGGATGAAATATCGCGGCGTTGTATGCGAAAAATGCGGCGTTGAAGTCACGTTGCAAAAAGTCCGCCGCGAGCGGATGGGCCACATTGAGCTGGCCTCACCCGTTGCCCATATCTGGTTTTTAAAATCACTGCCGTCGCGCATTGGTCTTATGCTTGATATGACCCTGCGCGATCTTGAGCGGGTGCTCTATTTTGAAAACTATGTGGTGATCGAGCCCGGTCTGACCGATCTGACCTATGGACAGATGATGACCGAAGAAGAGTATATGGAGGCGCAAGATACCTTTGGTATGGATGCCTTTACCGCCAATATTGGCGCGGAAGCCATTCGCGAAATGCTCGCGGCCATTGATCTTGAGACCGAAGCCGAGCAATTGCGCGCCGATCTCAAAGAAGCAACAGGCGAGTTGAAGCCAAAGAAAATCATCAAACGGCTTAAAGTGGTGGAAAGCTTTTTGGAATCTGGCAACCGCCCAGAGTGGATGATCCTTACAGTGGTTCCTGTGATCCCGCCAGAATTGCGCCCTTTGGTGCCACTGGATGGTGGCCGCTTTGCGACCTCGGATCTGAACGACCTTTACCGCCGTGTGATCAACCGTAACAACCGCCTGAAGCGTTTGATTGAATTGCGCGCACCTGATATCATCGTGCGCAACGAAAAGCGGATGTTGCAGGAATCTGTTGATGCATTGTTTGACAATGGTCGCCGCGGCCGTGTCATTACCGGTGCCAATAAGCGCCCTCTAAAGTCTTTGTCAGATATGCTCAAAGGCAAACAGGGTCGTTTCCGTCAGAACCTGCTTGGTAAGCGGGTTGATTTCTCGGGTCGTTCGGTGATTGTGACCGGCCCGGAATTAAAACTGCACCAATGCGGTCTGCCCAAGAAGATGGCGCTTGAGCTGTTTAAGCCGTTTATCTACAGCCGGCTTGAGGCAAAAGGTCTATCAAGCACGGTCAAACAGGCCAAGAAGCTGGTGGAAAAAGAACGCCCTGAGGTGTGGGATATCCTTGATGAGGTGATCCGCGAACATCCGGTGATGTTGAACCGCGCCCCAACCTTGCACCGCTTGGGCATTCAGGCGTTTGAACCTGTTCTGATCGAAGGCAAGGCGATCCAGTTGCATCCGCTTGTTTGTTCAGCGTTCAACGCCGACTTCGACGGTGACCAGATGGCGGTACACGTACCGCTAAGCCTTGAGGCACAGCTGGAAGCTCGGGTTCTTATGATGTCGACAAACAACGTCTTGTCGCCTGCCAACGGCGCGCCGATCATCGTGCCTTCTCAGGATATGATCCTTGGGCTGTATTACACCACGATCATGCGCGCAGGCATGAAAGGCGAAGGCATGGTCTTTTCCTCGATTGAAGAAGTGCAATACGCTTTGGATACGGATGTGGTGCATTTGCACGCAAAAATTACCGCCCGTATTCCTCAGATCGACGAGCATGGCATTGAGGTCAGCAAACGCTTTGAAACCACACCAGGTCGGGTGCGGTTAGGGTCTTTGCTGCCAAAAAATGCCAAAGCGCCTTTTCATTTGGTCAACGACTTAATGCGCAAAAAAGATGTGCAGCGTGTGATTGATACGGTTTATCGCTATTGCGGCCAGAAAGAGTCCGTAATTTTCTGTGATCAAATCATGACCATGGGCTTCCAAGAGGCCTTCAAGGCCGGGATTTCCTTTGGTAAGGACGACATGGTTATCCCGGATAGCAAATGGCCTATCGTTGATGAAACCCGCGGTCAGGTCAAAGATTTTGAACAGCAATATATGGATGGTTTGATCACCCAAGGTGAAAAGTACAACAAGGTGGTCGATGCTTGGTCAAAGTGTAACGACAAAGTCACCGATGCCATGATGAACACAATTTCTGCCTCTTCTCAGGATGAAAGTGGCGCAGATATTGAACCAAATAGCGTCTATATGATGGCGCACTCAGGGGCTCGTGGATCGGTCACCCAGATGAAGCAGCTTGGCGGTATGCGCGGGCTGATGGCAAAACCGAACGGCGATATTATCGAAACACCGATTGTGTCCAACTTTAAAGAAGGCTTAACGGTTCTTGAATACTTCAACTCGACCCACGGCGCTCGTAAAGGTCTGTCCGACACGGCGCTCAAAACCGCGAACTCGGGGTATTTGACACGTAGGTTGGTGGATGTGGCACAGGATTGCATTGTCAGAATGCGCGATTGCGGCACTGAAAATTCGATCACCGCAGAAACCGCTGTGAACGATGGTGAGGTTGTTAGTTCACTGGCAGAGCGCGTGCTTGGCCGGGTTGCGGCTGAGGATATTCTCAAACCGGGAACTGACGAAGTGATTGCAGCCAAAGGCACCTTGATTGACGAGCTGATCGCCGATGCGATTGACGCGGCTGGGTTGCAGTCTGCACGTATCCGAAGCCCACTAACCTGTGAAGCCGAAGAAGGCGTTTGTTCAATGTGCTATGGTCGGGACCTGGCACGTGGTACGATTGTCAATATCGGTGAAGCGGTTGGTATTATCGCGGCGCAGTCCATTGGCGAGCCTGGTACGCAGCTGACTATGCGGACATTCCACATCGGTGGGGTGGCACAAGGTGGTCAGCAATCGTTCCTTGAGGCCAGCCAAGATGGGGTTATTACCTTTGAAAATGCGCAAACGCTGAAAAACGCCAACGGTGAAACATTGGTGATGGGACGCAACATGAAACTGTTGATCCTTGATGAGCATGGCGAAGAACGTGCCAGCCACAAATTGGGCTACGGCAGTAAATTGTTTGTCAAAGCCAAGGCTAAAATTAGCCGTGGTGACAAGCTGTTTGAATGGGATCCTTATACCCTACCGATCATTGCCGAAAAGGCTGGTATGGCCAAACATGTGGATCTGGTCAACGGTGTTGCTGTGCGCGAAGTAACCGATGATGCCACTGGCATGACCCAAAAAATCGTAACAGATTGGAGGGCCGCGCCAAAGGGCAATGAGCTTAAGCCAGAGATCATTCTAAGCGATGAAAGTGGCGAGCCAGTGCGCAATGATGCGGGCAACCCGATCACCTATCCGATGTCTGTTGACGCGATTCTGTCCGTTGAAGATGGGCAGCAGATTGCAGCCGGTGATGTGGTTGCGCGTATTCCGCGTGAGGGTGCTAAAACCAAGGACATCACCGGTGGTCTGCCACGGGTTGCCGAACTGTTTGAAGCGCGCCGCCCGAAAGATCATGCCATTATTGCCGAAACAGACGGCTATGTGCGCTTTGGTCGGGACTATAAAAACAAGCGGCGGATCAGCATTGAGCCGACCGATGAAAGTCTTGATCTGGTCGAATATATGGTGCCAAAAGGTAAACACATCCCTGTTGTCGAAGGTGACTTTGTGCAAAAGGGTGACTTTATCATGGATGGTAACCCTGCACCGCATGATATCCTTGCAATTATGGGAATCGAGGCGCTGGCCAACTATATGATCGACGAAGTGCAGGATGTGTATCGTTTGCAGGGCGTTAAAATCAACGACAAGCACATCGAAGTGATCGTGCGCCAAATGCTTCAAAAGTGGGAAATCTCTGATAGTGGTGATACCACTTTGCTGAAAGGTGAACATGTCGATAAGGCAGAGTTCGATGCTGCCAATGATAAGGCATTGGCCAAGGGCGGCCGCCCAGCGCAAGGTGAGCCAATCCTGTTGGGCATTACCAAAGCATCCTTGCAAACACGCTCGTTCATTTCTGCAGCCTCATTCCAGGAAACCACGCGTGTTCTGACAGAAGCCTCTGTTCAGGGTAAAAGGGACAAGCTGGTTGGCTTGAAAGAAAATGTCATCGTTGGCCGGTTGATCCCGGCGGGCACCGGCGGGGCGACGCAGCGCGTTCGGCGGATTGCTTCTGAGCGCGATAATGTAGTGCTTCAGGCGCGCCAAGAAGAGGCGCAGGCGGCCGCTGCATTGGCGGCACCGCAAGATGATATTTTCAAGTCTACTGATGACGGCGACAGCAATCTTGCTGATATGCCAGAAATGGACTAG
- a CDS encoding EamA family transporter: MANYSENVRGALLMVASMAAFTFNDVFIKLLGAELPLFQILMLRGMLTSLCIFILCIYFKAWTFNIAPRDWRLIGLRSLGDIGASYFFLTALFNMPLANATSILQLLPLTVALGGILFFQEVIGWRRALAIAIGFGGMFLIVRPGIEGFNHYSFYALIAVGFVTLRDLVTRKIGREVPSLMVTFFNALSICLYSTIAMLWVDWVPVGSTNIVYLVTAAFLVSAAYLLSVLVMRQGEVSFIAPFRYTGLIWALVLGFIFFDHWPDTLTLIGAGVIVMSGLFTMWRETQIKARTKPL; encoded by the coding sequence ATGGCGAACTATTCAGAAAATGTAAGAGGTGCGCTGTTGATGGTTGCCAGTATGGCAGCTTTTACGTTCAATGACGTATTTATTAAACTTTTGGGGGCGGAGCTCCCCTTGTTTCAGATCTTGATGCTGCGCGGTATGCTCACTTCCTTGTGCATTTTTATACTGTGCATATATTTCAAGGCGTGGACGTTTAATATTGCACCAAGAGATTGGCGGCTTATTGGCCTTAGATCCTTGGGGGATATTGGCGCATCCTACTTTTTTCTAACAGCTCTTTTCAATATGCCATTGGCAAACGCTACTTCGATCCTGCAACTGCTGCCGCTCACAGTGGCGCTGGGGGGCATACTTTTTTTTCAAGAGGTCATCGGTTGGCGGCGCGCTCTGGCAATTGCTATTGGATTTGGGGGAATGTTTTTGATTGTGCGCCCAGGAATCGAGGGTTTCAACCATTATTCCTTTTATGCGCTCATTGCGGTTGGGTTTGTGACCCTGCGCGATTTGGTGACGCGTAAAATAGGGCGCGAAGTGCCGTCATTAATGGTGACATTTTTCAACGCGCTTTCCATTTGCCTTTATTCAACAATTGCGATGCTCTGGGTTGACTGGGTTCCAGTTGGTTCAACCAATATTGTATATCTGGTCACAGCAGCTTTTTTGGTGAGCGCCGCCTATCTCTTAAGCGTTTTGGTGATGCGGCAGGGTGAGGTATCCTTTATCGCACCTTTTCGCTATACAGGTTTGATCTGGGCTCTGGTGTTAGGGTTTATATTTTTCGATCATTGGCCAGATACGCTTACGCTCATTGGCGCTGGCGTGATAGTGATGTCGGGTCTGTTTACCATGTGGCGTGAAACCCAGATCAAAGCGCGGACCAAGCCGCTTTAA
- a CDS encoding 30S ribosomal protein S12, whose translation MPTIQQLIRKPRQPKVKRSKSMHLQECPQKRGVCTRVYTTTPKKPNSAMRKVAKVRLTNGFEVISYIPGEKHNLQEHSVVLIRGGRVKDLPGVRYHILRGVLDTQGVKDRKQRRSKYGAKRPK comes from the coding sequence ATGCCAACAATACAGCAGCTGATCCGCAAGCCGCGGCAGCCTAAAGTGAAACGGTCCAAGTCAATGCACCTGCAGGAGTGCCCACAAAAGCGTGGCGTCTGCACAAGGGTTTATACAACGACACCGAAAAAACCAAACTCTGCGATGCGGAAGGTTGCCAAAGTGCGGCTCACCAATGGTTTCGAGGTGATTAGCTATATCCCGGGTGAAAAGCACAATCTGCAAGAACACTCAGTGGTATTGATCCGCGGTGGCCGGGTCAAAGACCTTCCTGGTGTTCGCTATCACATCCTGCGCGGTGTTTTGGATACGCAAGGTGTCAAAGATCGCAAACAGCGCCGTTCAAAATATGGCGCAAAGCGTCCGAAATAA
- the rpsG gene encoding 30S ribosomal protein S7, translating into MSRRHAAEKREILPDAKFGDRVLSKFMNNLMIDGKKSIAETIVYNALDRVESKIKRAPVEVFHEALENIKPAVEVRSRRVGGATYQVPVEVRPERREALAIRWLITASRGRNENTMEERLAGELLDAVNSRGSAVKKREDTHKMADANKAFSHYRW; encoded by the coding sequence ATGTCTCGTCGTCACGCAGCTGAGAAGCGCGAAATTCTACCCGATGCCAAGTTTGGCGATCGTGTTTTGTCAAAATTTATGAATAACCTGATGATCGACGGTAAAAAGTCGATCGCAGAGACAATTGTTTACAACGCGCTTGACCGGGTTGAATCGAAAATTAAACGCGCGCCTGTGGAAGTGTTCCACGAAGCTCTGGAAAATATCAAACCAGCGGTTGAAGTGCGCTCTCGTCGGGTTGGCGGTGCGACATATCAGGTGCCTGTCGAAGTGCGTCCAGAGCGCCGTGAAGCTCTGGCCATCCGTTGGCTGATCACCGCATCGCGCGGTCGCAATGAAAACACCATGGAAGAGCGCTTGGCTGGTGAATTGCTAGATGCCGTAAATTCCCGCGGTTCCGCGGTTAAGAAACGTGAAGACACGCATAAAATGGCAGATGCGAACAAAGCATTCAGCCATTATCGTTGGTAA
- the fusA gene encoding elongation factor G — MARDYSLNEYRNFGIMAHIDAGKTTCSERILYYTGKSHNIGEVHDGAATMDWMEQEQERGITITSAATTTFWERTDDGENAQTPKHRMNIIDTPGHVDFTIEVERSLAVLDGAIAVLDANAGVEPQTETVWRQADRYKVPRIVFVNKMDKIGADFFNCVHMIQDRTGAIPAPIQIPIGAENELEGLVDLVTMEEWVWAGEDLGATWERRPIRDSLKDVADEWRAKLIETAVEMDDDAMMAYLEGEEPDVDTLRRLIRLGTLAIKFIPVLCGSAFKNKGVQPLLNAVIDYLPSPLDVVDYMGFKPGDETETRDIARRADDNMPFSGLAFKIMNDPFVGTLTFTRIYSGTMNKGDSILNATKDKKERIGRMMMMHSNNREEIEEAFAGDIIALAGLKDTTTGDTLSDLKDPVVLETMTFPDPVIEIAVEPKTKNDQEKMSQGLARLAAEDPSFRVETDLESGQTIMKGMGELHLDILVDRLKREFKVEANIGAPQVAYRETIGHDVEHTYTHKKQSGGSGQFAEVKMIIAPTEPGEGYSFESRIVGGSIPKEYIPGVEKGIKSVMDSGPLAGFPVIDFKVALIDGKFHDVDSSVLAFEIAARMAMREGMRKAGAKLLEPIMKVEVITPEEYTGGIIGDLTSRRGQVTGQEQRGNAIAVDVFVPLANMFGYINNLRSMSSGRANFSMAFDHYEPVPQNISDEIQAKFA, encoded by the coding sequence ATGGCACGCGACTATTCCTTAAATGAATACCGTAACTTTGGTATCATGGCGCATATTGATGCGGGTAAAACGACCTGTTCAGAGCGTATTTTGTACTACACTGGTAAATCCCATAATATCGGCGAAGTGCATGATGGCGCTGCGACGATGGATTGGATGGAGCAAGAGCAAGAGCGCGGTATAACCATTACTTCTGCGGCGACGACGACCTTCTGGGAGCGCACGGATGATGGGGAAAACGCCCAAACTCCTAAGCATCGGATGAACATCATCGACACGCCCGGCCACGTTGACTTCACCATTGAAGTTGAGCGTTCTTTGGCGGTTCTAGATGGAGCGATTGCAGTGCTTGATGCGAACGCCGGTGTTGAGCCGCAAACTGAAACTGTTTGGCGTCAGGCTGATCGGTATAAGGTGCCGCGCATTGTTTTCGTGAACAAGATGGACAAAATTGGTGCGGACTTCTTTAACTGCGTGCATATGATCCAAGATCGTACTGGTGCAATCCCAGCGCCGATCCAGATCCCAATTGGTGCTGAAAACGAATTGGAAGGTCTAGTGGACCTTGTCACTATGGAAGAGTGGGTATGGGCCGGCGAAGACCTTGGCGCCACGTGGGAGCGCCGACCAATTCGGGACAGCCTAAAGGATGTCGCTGATGAATGGCGTGCAAAACTGATCGAAACTGCTGTTGAAATGGATGATGACGCGATGATGGCGTATCTGGAAGGCGAAGAGCCTGATGTAGATACTCTGCGCCGTTTGATCCGGCTTGGGACTTTGGCGATTAAATTCATTCCGGTACTATGTGGATCAGCGTTTAAGAACAAAGGTGTTCAGCCTTTGTTGAACGCAGTTATTGATTATTTGCCAAGCCCCTTGGATGTGGTTGATTACATGGGCTTCAAGCCCGGCGATGAAACAGAGACCCGTGACATTGCCCGCCGCGCCGACGACAATATGCCGTTTTCTGGATTGGCGTTTAAAATCATGAATGACCCATTCGTGGGCACGCTGACGTTCACTCGTATTTATTCGGGAACAATGAACAAAGGCGACAGTATTCTGAACGCGACCAAAGACAAAAAAGAGCGTATTGGCCGGATGATGATGATGCATTCGAACAATCGCGAGGAAATTGAAGAGGCATTTGCCGGCGATATTATCGCCTTGGCTGGTTTGAAAGATACCACCACTGGGGATACGCTGAGTGACCTCAAAGATCCTGTGGTCTTGGAAACAATGACATTCCCTGATCCGGTGATCGAGATTGCCGTAGAGCCAAAAACCAAAAACGACCAGGAAAAAATGTCCCAAGGTCTGGCCCGTCTTGCGGCTGAAGATCCCTCTTTCCGTGTCGAGACCGATCTTGAAAGCGGTCAGACCATCATGAAAGGTATGGGCGAGTTGCACTTGGATATTTTGGTCGACCGTCTTAAGCGTGAGTTTAAGGTGGAAGCCAATATCGGTGCACCACAAGTGGCCTACCGTGAAACCATCGGCCATGATGTCGAGCACACCTACACGCACAAAAAGCAATCAGGTGGGTCCGGTCAATTTGCCGAGGTCAAGATGATAATCGCGCCAACAGAGCCTGGCGAAGGCTATTCTTTCGAAAGCCGCATCGTTGGTGGGTCGATCCCGAAAGAGTACATTCCGGGCGTTGAAAAAGGCATTAAGTCGGTGATGGACAGCGGTCCTTTGGCAGGCTTTCCTGTGATTGATTTTAAAGTCGCGTTGATCGACGGTAAGTTCCACGACGTGGATAGCTCGGTTCTGGCCTTTGAAATCGCTGCCCGGATGGCAATGCGCGAAGGAATGCGCAAAGCTGGTGCAAAATTACTTGAGCCAATCATGAAAGTCGAAGTGATAACACCAGAGGAATATACCGGTGGCATTATCGGCGATCTTACATCACGTCGGGGTCAGGTAACTGGGCAAGAACAGCGTGGAAATGCGATTGCGGTCGATGTGTTTGTGCCGCTTGCCAATATGTTCGGCTACATTAACAATTTGCGTTCGATGTCTTCGGGCCGCGCGAATTTCTCGATGGCGTTTGATCATTATGAACCGGTACCACAGAATATCTCGGATGAGATTCAGGCAAAATTTGCTTAA
- the tuf gene encoding elongation factor Tu, translating into MAKEKFERNKPHCNIGTIGHVDHGKTTLTAAITKQFGEFQDYDQIDAAPEEKARGITISTAHVEYETDARHYAHVDCPGHADYVKNMITGAAQMDGAILVVNAADGPMPQTREHILLGRQVGIPAMVVFLNKVDQVDDDELLELVEMEVRELLSEYDYPGDDIPIVAGSALAALEDRDDAIGKGKIAELMEAVDAYIPQPERAVDQPFLMPIEDVFSISGRGTVVTGRVERGVINVGDEIEIVGIKDTQKTICTGVEMFRKLLDRGEAGDNIGALLRGVDREAVERGQVLCKPGSVTPHTKFEAEAYILTKDEGGRHTPFFANYRPQFYFRTTDVTGTVNLPSGTEMVMPGDNLKFEVELIAPIAMEEKLRFAIREGGRTVGSGVVSKILD; encoded by the coding sequence ATGGCGAAGGAAAAGTTTGAGCGTAATAAACCGCATTGTAACATAGGCACGATTGGTCACGTTGACCACGGCAAGACGACGCTGACGGCGGCGATCACGAAGCAGTTTGGCGAGTTTCAGGACTATGACCAGATTGACGCGGCGCCTGAGGAAAAAGCCCGAGGCATCACCATTTCGACAGCGCATGTTGAGTATGAGACGGATGCGCGCCACTATGCGCATGTGGACTGCCCTGGCCACGCCGACTATGTCAAGAACATGATCACCGGCGCGGCGCAGATGGACGGCGCGATTTTGGTTGTGAACGCAGCGGACGGCCCGATGCCGCAAACCCGCGAGCATATTTTGCTTGGCCGTCAGGTTGGTATCCCGGCGATGGTTGTGTTCCTGAACAAAGTTGATCAGGTAGACGACGACGAGCTTCTTGAGCTGGTGGAAATGGAAGTGCGCGAGCTTCTGAGCGAATATGATTATCCTGGTGATGATATTCCGATTGTTGCGGGCTCTGCGCTGGCAGCACTGGAAGATCGTGATGATGCGATTGGCAAAGGAAAAATTGCAGAGCTGATGGAAGCGGTTGACGCGTATATTCCACAGCCTGAGCGTGCGGTTGACCAGCCGTTCCTGATGCCGATCGAAGATGTGTTTTCGATCTCGGGCCGCGGCACAGTTGTGACCGGCCGGGTTGAGCGCGGTGTGATCAATGTGGGCGATGAAATTGAAATCGTTGGCATCAAAGACACCCAGAAAACCATCTGTACAGGTGTTGAGATGTTCCGCAAACTGCTGGACCGCGGTGAAGCGGGCGACAACATCGGCGCATTGCTGCGCGGTGTTGACCGTGAAGCGGTTGAGCGTGGTCAGGTTTTGTGTAAGCCGGGTTCAGTCACCCCGCACACCAAGTTTGAAGCCGAAGCCTATATCCTGACCAAGGATGAAGGCGGGCGTCACACGCCGTTTTTCGCCAACTACCGTCCGCAGTTTTATTTCCGCACCACGGATGTGACCGGAACAGTGAACCTGCCATCAGGTACGGAAATGGTGATGCCGGGCGATAACCTGAAGTTCGAAGTTGAACTGATTGCGCCGATTGCGATGGAAGAAAAGCTGCGCTTTGCGATCCGCGAAGGCGGCCGCACCGTCGGATCAGGCGTCGTGTCCAAAATCCTCGACTGA
- the rpsJ gene encoding 30S ribosomal protein S10 — protein MQSQNIRIRLKAFDYRVLDSSTQEIVNTAKRTGASVRGPIPLPNKIEKFTVLRGPHVNKKSRDQFEIRTHKRLLDIVDPTPQTVDALMKLDLAAGVDVQISV, from the coding sequence ATGCAAAGCCAAAATATCCGGATCCGGCTAAAGGCATTTGACTACCGTGTGCTCGACAGCAGCACGCAGGAAATCGTCAATACTGCCAAACGCACCGGGGCATCGGTTCGGGGTCCTATCCCTCTGCCGAACAAAATTGAAAAATTCACCGTTTTGCGTGGTCCCCACGTAAACAAGAAATCACGTGATCAGTTTGAAATTCGCACACACAAGCGTCTTTTGGACATTGTTGATCCGACGCCGCAAACCGTCGATGCTTTGATGAAGCTCGATCTGGCTGCAGGCGTTGATGTGCAAATCTCGGTATAA
- the rplC gene encoding 50S ribosomal protein L3: MRSGIIAKKVGMTRLFMEDGNQIPVTVLQMQNLQVIAQRTAEAHGYTAVQLGAGAIKAKNVSKAMRGHFAVAKVEPKRKVAEFRVAPENLIDVGSEITAAHYAEGQFVDVSGTSIGKGFAGAMKRHNFSGLRATHGVSISHRSHGSTGQCQGPGKVFKGKKMAGHMGAARVTTQNLQVVKTDVDRGLIMIKGAVPGSKGGWVTVKDAMKKPLPESVPFPAALRSSEAPAPAEAPAEGGEA; encoded by the coding sequence ATGCGCTCTGGAATTATCGCGAAAAAAGTCGGCATGACCCGGCTGTTCATGGAAGACGGGAATCAGATCCCTGTGACCGTGCTTCAAATGCAAAACTTGCAAGTGATTGCGCAGCGCACAGCCGAAGCGCATGGCTACACAGCCGTGCAGCTTGGTGCCGGTGCGATCAAAGCAAAAAATGTCTCTAAGGCAATGCGTGGGCATTTTGCTGTGGCCAAAGTTGAGCCAAAGCGTAAAGTGGCTGAGTTTCGGGTTGCCCCCGAAAACCTCATTGATGTGGGATCTGAAATCACTGCTGCCCATTATGCCGAAGGTCAATTTGTTGATGTCTCTGGCACATCAATTGGTAAAGGCTTTGCTGGTGCAATGAAGCGTCATAACTTTAGCGGTTTGCGGGCCACACATGGTGTGTCTATCAGCCACCGTTCGCACGGATCGACAGGTCAGTGTCAAGGACCGGGTAAAGTGTTTAAAGGTAAGAAAATGGCCGGCCACATGGGCGCCGCGCGGGTCACAACACAAAATCTTCAGGTTGTTAAAACCGATGTGGATCGTGGCCTTATTATGATCAAAGGGGCAGTTCCCGGATCAAAAGGCGGCTGGGTGACGGTAAAGGATGCCATGAAAAAGCCTTTGCCTGAAAGTGTTCCTTTTCCTGCAGCTCTACGCTCGAGCGAAGCGCCTGCACCAGCAGAAGCGCCAGCCGAAGGGGGTGAAGCATGA